One segment of Ahaetulla prasina isolate Xishuangbanna chromosome 9, ASM2864084v1, whole genome shotgun sequence DNA contains the following:
- the LOC131203941 gene encoding myelin protein zero-like protein 2 — translation MAPPASRRAGSAAAWGFFLLGKTSLPGRSGNGSSGWAASLRTPILDPDPGLLEVAASRPSPEAVADPGQHARGCPERRRRHRRVAACRSSDLFGSALPSCGIRAGSLGADWAAPTSRKRRRSALPSVGCLRAFPCSGIHLLLLSAALGLVAAMETFTSGTLEALNGTDVRLKCTFRSPVPVGPKLTVSWSFQSELKESLETVLYYNHWAYPSKSGRFLGRITWDGNVHKDDASVMLHNVSPKDNGTFQCHVKNPPDVDGVIGEIQLSVVLKRNFSEVHILILTIGISCVVMVILVVVMVIWRHWRRMHQDKTREVGRSEQLKLKESGEEKDTPLPGQGTRRS, via the exons ATGGCCCCCCCGGCATCGCGGCGCGCGGGATCCGCGGCTGCCTGGGGCTTCTTTCTGCTTGGTAAGACAAGCCTGCCCGGCCGGAGCGGCAACGGAAGCTCCGGCTGGGCCGCCTCGCTGCGGACCCCGATCCTGGACCCTGATCCCGGCCTCCTGGAAGTCGCCGCCTCTAGGCCGTCCCCTGAAGCGGTTGCGGACCCCGGCCAACACGCCCGGGGCTGTCCAGAGCGGCGGCGGCGTCACCGACGAGTTGCTGCATGTCGGAGCAGCGACCTGTTCGGCAGCGCCCTTCCCAGCTGCGGAATTCGCGCTGGTTCACTCGGCGCAGATTGGGCAGCGCCCACCTCCAGGAAGCGCCGCCGCTCTGCGCTTCCTTCGGTAGGCTGCCTCCGGGCATTCCCTTGCAGCGGCATTCATCTTCTGCTTCTTTCTGCAGCGCTCGGGCTGGTGGCAGCGATGGAAACGTTCACCTCTGGCACCCTGGAAGCGTTGAACGGGACCGACGTGCGCTTGAAGTGTACCTTCCGCAGTCCAGTCCCGGTGGGGCCGAAGCTGACGGTTTCCTGGTCCTTCCAGTCCGAGCTGAAGGAGTCCCTGGAGACG GTGCTCTACTACAATCACTGGGCTTACCCCTCCAAATCAGGCCGCTTCCTAGGCAGAATCACCTGGGATGGCAACGTACACAAAGACGACGCTTCAGTTATGCTCCACAATGTGAGCCCCAAGGACAACGGGACTTTCCAGTGCCATGTGAAGAACCCACCTGACGTGGATGGTGTCATTGGCGAGATCCAGCTGAGTGTTGTGTTGAAAA GGAACTTCTCAGAGGTGCATATTTTGATCCTCACCATTGGCATTTCCTGTGTAGTAATGGTCATCCTTGTTGTGGTCATGGTGATCTGGCGTCATTGGCGaaggatgcaccaagacaagacaAGGGAGGTGGGCAG GTCagagcaattgaagctgaaggaaAGTGGAGAGGAAAAGGACACTCCTCTGCCAGGACAGGGGACCCGTCGGTCTTG A